Proteins from one Tetrapisispora phaffii CBS 4417 chromosome 8, complete genome genomic window:
- the PSY2 gene encoding Psy2p (similar to Saccharomyces cerevisiae PSY2 (YNL201C); ancestral locus Anc_2.48), whose amino-acid sequence MTVTASTVSFDSDIVVMKDDVDVNGSNNNSNQNVSPSTIKNTEPKRVKVYILENSEWKDTGTGFCMGTLTVEMKNVNNNETKSENRIVSKGDNDEEKSMVKSAYLVVNNEEIPDSLLLKSKLEGTIEYQRQEETLIVWKDVSGKDIALSFEESIGCDALCEFIVQVQRNVEPKISLVAVKTNLDGMGSVHEMIAGPVPLPSNEQQQNESTLLESLKILNENTSFDFLKNQTVEFILQNNYISTLINIFDNAEKEKLTFDILIVSNIIKTLILYNQRDIIEQLVGDDHIMGVVGILEYDTEFSTLKANHRGYLKENGPTFKEVIAFENEELKSIIKKCFRLQFLKDVVLVRFLDGHHLDLILDIIMDLEICIIEFLQADVFLDELVGLYSEESIRTHNSEEDKIRRKDGIKLLHQCVQMTVNLEKISKYAFYKALVEKGLFKVMNYAFNNETDDNIRIISTDMIITIIEHDILLIHYVQNKQNQCSTGDNKLNDSDAPESDITLLLILSKILLNDKSPGLKEQVMQALYTLLHPEEYMGDNRDLMDEGYNNDDGDDDHNMMNKLNYNVETSALGSDDKYEELHEKNALTETTTFQIKEYFKHFYQQVAPALFKPLLDPTHVLKINDFQSELLLIHLIKLLCFLCTEHDRGISRQFVLENGILNNISKLMDGNYSIQLKLAVLRCFKNIIYLDDAFYHRYMITNSLYDPVIRLLMNTLDEDNIINSSLRDFFKIIYTSCKTAEPLNSLNDDDTTLDCDTKFKKTNFILLNNHLFQKYPEELTEAKESIQLIKKLELIREAYVTNEVEEPTTELDTSDNDITSYEDKYK is encoded by the coding sequence ATGACAGTGACAGCAAGTACGGTATCATTTGATAGTGATATCGTTGTGATGAAAGATGACGTAGATGTGAATGGTTCGAATAATAACAGTAACCAGAATGTAAGTCCTTCCACAATTAAGAATACTGAGCCTAAGAGAGTCaaagtttatatattagaGAATAGTGAATGGAAGGATACAGGGACGGGTTTCTGTATGGGCACATTAACTGTGGAGATGAAAAATGttaacaataatgaaacaaaATCTGAGAATCGTATAGTTAGTAAGGGAGACAATGACGAGGAAAAATCTATGGTGAAATCAGCGTATCTTGTTGTGAACAATGAGGAAATTCCGGATTCGTTGTTGTTGAAGTCTAAACTAGAAGGAACTATAGAGTACCAAAGACAAGAAGAGACTTTAATCGTCTGGAAGGATGTATCTGGGAAGGACATTGCGTTAAGTTTCGAAGAAAGTATTGGTTGTGATGCTTTGTGTGAGTTTATAGTTCAGGTTCAAAGAAATGTGGAACCAAAAATATCACTTGTAGCAGTTAAAACCAATTTAGATGGAATGGGTTCTGTCCATGAAATGATCGCCGGTCCCGTTCCATTGCCTTCCAAtgaacaacaacaaaatgAGAGTACACTTTTAGAATCTTTGAAAATACTAAATGAAAATACttcttttgattttttaaaaaaccAAActgttgaatttattttacaaaataattatattagtactttgataaatatttttgataatgcagaaaaagagaaattGACCTTTGATATCCTAATAGTAAGCAATATCATAAAAACTCTAATATTATACAACCAGAGAGATATTATTGAACAGTTAGTTGGTGATGACCATATTATGGGTGTAGTTGGTATACTTGAATATGACACTGAATTTTCTACATTAAAAGCTAACCACAGAGGATATTTGAAAGAGAATGGTCCTACATTCAAAGAAGTAATAGCTTTTGAAAACGAAGAATTAAAGTCTAtcatcaaaaaatgtttcagattacaatttttaaaagatgtCGTGCTTGTACGATTCTTAGATGGCCATCATCTGgatttaattttagatATAATAATGGATTTGGAAATTTGCATTATCGAATTTTTACAAGCTGATGTGTTTCTGGATGAATTAGTTGGCTTATACAGTGAAGAGTCTATTCGTACACATAATAGCgaagaagataaaattagaaGGAAGGATGGGATTAAATTGTTGCATCAATGTGTACAAATGACAGtaaatttggaaaaaatcAGCAAGTATGCTTTCTATAAAGCATTAGTTGAAAAGGGGTTATTTAAAGTTATGAATTATGCTTTTAACAATGAAACTGATGATAACATTAGAATAATATCAACAGACATGATAATAACTATAATTGAACACGACATTTTGTTGATCCATTATGTTCAAAATAAGCAAAACCAGTGCTCAACAGgagataataaattaaatgatagTGATGCACCAGAAAGTGATATCACacttttattaatactttccaaaattttattgaatgaTAAAAGTCCAGGATTAAAGGAACAGGTTATGCAAGCTTTATACACTTTGTTGCACCCAGAAGAATATATGGGCGACAATCGTGATCTAATGGATGAAggatataataatgatgatggtGATGATGACCATAATATGatgaataaattgaattataatGTGGAGACCTCAGCATTAGGATCTGACGATAAATATGAAGAGCTTCATGAAAAAAATGCATTAACCGAAACGACTacatttcaaataaaagaatatttcaAGCATTTTTACCAACAAGTGGCCCCTGCATTGTTTAAACCCTTATTAGATCCAACTCATGTGCTAAAAATCAATGATTTCCAATCTGAATTATtgttaattcatttaattaaaCTACTATGTTTCCTTTGTACTGAGCACGATCGTGGAATTTCTAGACAATTTGTGCTTGAGAATGGtattttaaacaatatttcaaagCTAATGGATGGAAATTACTCCattcaattgaaattgGCAGTTCTGAGGTGTTTTAAGAATATTATCTATTTAGACGATGCGTTCTATCATAGATATATGATTACAAATTCCTTATACGATCCAGTTATTAGATTATTGATGAACACACtagatgaagataatataatCAATTCCAGTCTTCGTGATTTTTTCAAGATCATATATACGAGCTGCAAAACCGCAGAACCATTGAATAGTTtgaatgatgatgatacaACTTTAGACTGTGACACGAAATTTAAGAAAACTAACTTCATTCTATTAAATAACCATCTATTCCAAAAATACCCAGAAGAACTTACAGAAGCAAAAGAATCTATACAACTAATCAAAAAGTTAGAGTTAATCAGAGAAGCATATGTCACAAATGAAGTCGAGGAACCAACCACTGAGTTGGATACCAGTGACAACGATATAACCTCCTATGAAGATAAATacaaatga